The Polaribacter sp. KT25b genome contains the following window.
ATTATTTTCACAAACAATAATTTCTGCTTTATTTTCTGGAATTCCTTTTACTTCATACGCCCATTTTCTACAGATTTTTAAAGCAGTTTCTACAGCTTCTGCTCCTGTATTCATTGGTAAAATTTTGTCAAAACCAAAATATTCTGTGGCAAATTTTTCATATTTACCTAGCATATCATTATAAAATGCTCTTGAAGTTAAGGTTAAGGTTTTTGCTTGATGTATCATTGCATCTACAATTTTAGGATGACAATGACCTTGATTTACTGCAGAATATGCTGATAAAAAATCATAATATTTTTTTCCTTCAACATCCCAAACATACACGCCTTCTCCTCTACTCAAAACCACTGGAAGTGGATGATAGTTGTGCGCGCCATACTTGTTTTCTAATTCGATTGCTTCTTGCGAAGTTAATTTGTCTAAAACAGCCATTTTAAATAATTTAAGTTTTATGTTTTTAGTTTAACCTAAAAACAATATTTGAAAACATTATTTTTATATTTTCAAAAAAAATTAATAATTAAACTCGCTAAACGAGTAAAATAACCATTCCTATTCTACCTTTATCCTTTCAGTGAAACTGAAAATTCAGCGTGGGAAAGAAATCATCCCCGAATAGCCGCAAATTACTAAATATTAGTTTCATTTTATAATGATTAAAAAAAAATATTCTTTAAATTTGTCTTGTACACTAAAAATCAACAGTTATTATGAAAAAAGTCATATTTAGTCTTGCTTTTATTGTTTGTGTTTCTTTTCTGATAGTAAGTTTTACAGAAAAAAAAGAAATTTTAAATACAATTCCGCAATCTTCTATTGACAAAGGAAAAAGGCTTTTTAAAAAAAATGCATGTACAGGTTGTCATCAAGAAAAAACTAAAGTTATTGGACCTTCGGTAAAAGATATTGCAACAAAATATAAAACTGAAAAAGGGGATTTAATAGCTTTTTTAAAAGGTAAAAACAAACCTATTGTTGATAAAGATCCTGGTCAAATAGCAATAATGAATGCTAGTTTAGGTATTACAAAAAATATGAAAGCAGTAGATTTAAAAGCTCTGTATGATTACATAATGAGTATTAAATAGCAAAATATTTAACTGAATAATAAGAGTTTCTTCTATAAAGGGAGAAACTCTTTTTTGTTTATAATCATCTACATAACACAACCGAACAACTATTATAAAAGTTTCAAATTATTTTAATAGTAATTATCATTTAGCACTTATTGATATCTTAAAATTTTAAAAAACTTAGAGATTGTTGAAAGGAATATAATTTTTAAAAATAAATTATGGTTTTATCTATAAAAACCAATTGATTCACTTAAAACAAACATTATATCTACAAAAACAGCAATAACATTAAATATTCTTTAAAATAAAACACATTATTAATTATGTTTTTTTTTAATAAAAGTTAATTTAGCAATTATTTCTTATTTGTATGAAGTCTATTTTTAAATATCTTTTAATTCTTTTAAGTACCACTTTTTTTGCTCAGAATAAAGCAAGTTTAGATAGTTTACTAGTTAAAGGAGTAAAAGCAATGAATAATAAAGAGTATTCTTTGTCATTAGAACTATTAACTAAAGCTAATTCTATAGCTGAAGAAAAACATTGGTATAAACAACAATTCTTAGCGATAAATAACATTGGTGCTAATTATTACTCAATGTTAGATTATGGGGAAGCTTTAAACAATTATCTTGACGCATATACTATAGCTCTTAAACATCTTGATGAAAATGAAGAAATGATTGTTTTAAATAATATAGCAATTTTATATAGTAAAGAAAATGAGTTTAAAAAAGCAGAAGAATATTTTGGCAAAGCCTATAAACTTGCGTTAGAAAATAATCTAGAGACTAAAAAAGGATTGTATTCAATTAATTTAGGTATTGTTACTAACCAACAAAATAAATTAGATGTTGCTTTAAATTATTTAGAAAATGGAAAAAAAATATTTAAAAACAAACCTTCTCTTTTAATATTAGCAGAAACTGCAATAGTAGATAATTATTATAAAAGAAAAGAGTTTGAAAAAGCTAAAGTTTTAGCAACTAAAATTCTACCGAATTTAAAAGGTATTTCATACTCAGAAGAAAGAATATCTATATTAATTTTACTTTCTAACATTTATAAAGAATCAAGAAAATTATCACTAGCCACAAGCTATGCTAAAGCTGCATTAGAGGCTTCTCTAAATTCTGAAAATAGAATATCGGCATTTAATCAATTGGCAGAAGTTTACAAAGCAAGCAACATAATTGATAAAGCAATAGAAGCTAAAGACTCTGTAATTGCACTAACAAATTCTTTAAATAAGATTAAAAATGGTCATCTATTTGAAACCAATAAAGTAAAGTTTGAAATTGCAAACTACAAACAAGAACTAAAGAAAAATCAAGAAAAACAAAAAGAAGATCGCTTTTTATTTTACGGATTGTTAACTATTTTACTTCTCATTATTTGCTTAATTACTTGGGCGCTTAGAAATAGCTCTATAAAAAATAAACAAAGAAAAATACTTGATGATAGAAGTAAAGAAATAATTCAATTAGAACTTCAGAAAAAGAAAAGTGACAATTTAGTGTTAGAAAAACAACTTTATGCCAAAGAAGCTTTTTCTCTTTTAGAACAAGAACGATTAAAAAATGAAATAGAAAAACGCAACCAAAAGTTAGCCGCAAAAGCGCTACAAGTTTCAGCTAGAAATGAATTATTAAAAGAAGTAATAAACTCTTTATCTAGCCAAACAGAAGTTTCTAAAAATGTTTTTCTTTCAAGAAAAGTAACTGAATTAAAAAATCTTTTAAAGAGTGATACTGAATGGGAAAGTTTTTTAACTCATTTTGAACAAGTGAATCATACATTCATATCCAAATTAAAAAAGCAACACCCAAAACTTACTGCAAATGATATTAGATATATCAGTTATCTTTATATGAATTTAACAAATAAAGAAATAGCTTCTTTATTTAATATAACTATTGAAGCTTCAAGAAAAAGAAAAGAACGAATTAGCTCTAAAATGGAGTTAAAATACAATTTAGACCTATATACCTACATATCAAGTATTTAATGTTAATTGTCACATTAATTCTTTTTCTTGTCACGGTAATTATTCTGTAATTTTAGTTTATATGAATTTTATATTTCAATATTGTCATTCACTAAAATCACTTTAATTATGAAAATAAAAATTACTCTTTTATTATTTATTTTATGTTTAACATTTCAGTCTGTTTTTGGGCAACTTGAAGTTGATGGATCTGATGAATTTGGAAGAATATTTAATGTTACTTACGATGCAACTATCCCAAATAAAGTATATGCTGTAACTCTTGGCAACCACATTATAGTATCAGAAGATAATGGTAAAAATTGGCAAGTATTGTACTCACTTATTTATTATGGAGCTAGTATAAAAGACATGAAACTTTCTTCTGATGGAAAATCATTAACGTTTTCAGCACATTTACCTAATACTGAAGTAAATGCTGTAATGGTTTATGAAATTTCATCTGCATCTATTATTAAAACTTATCCTTTGCCCAACCAAAAAGATTTAGGTTATTTAGTATCTTATGATTTTTATGACAATGATATGGACGTATTAATTGTGGCTACAAAATTTCCTGTTGGTTTTGAAACAGAAGGTAAAACTTTTTATACAGCAGATGGAGGTGCTAATTGGGAGATGATTTATTATACAAATGATAATGATTTCGTTTTTATTAATAAAGTTGCTATTAGCCCTAATAATCCTGATAAAATATTTTTAACAAGAGGTAATGGAAAACTTGAAGTTGACGGAGGTCTTTTTATTTCTGATGACGCTGGTAGAAATTTTACAGAAAAATTACCAGGAATTGTTCTAGATCCTATTGCTTTTGATCCTTCAAACGATGAAACTATTTTTTTAGGAACAGGTATTAGTTTTGGTGGTAATGAAGAAAACTTATACAAATCTGTTGATAATGGTAATACATTTGATATTATTTCTATAAGATGGACAACTAGCACATTAAACAATATTACCGTTATAGAATTTAATGAGAACAACCCTTCTCAAATTATTGTTTTAGAAGAAAATGAGATTGCTATTTCAGAAGATGGTGGAAATACTTTTGAAAATACAGTTTACCCAGATGATAACACAGATAGTTATTACTACGGGTTAAATGCAAGCTACAATCCACAAAATAATCAAGAAGTAATTATAAG
Protein-coding sequences here:
- a CDS encoding tetratricopeptide repeat protein — protein: MKSIFKYLLILLSTTFFAQNKASLDSLLVKGVKAMNNKEYSLSLELLTKANSIAEEKHWYKQQFLAINNIGANYYSMLDYGEALNNYLDAYTIALKHLDENEEMIVLNNIAILYSKENEFKKAEEYFGKAYKLALENNLETKKGLYSINLGIVTNQQNKLDVALNYLENGKKIFKNKPSLLILAETAIVDNYYKRKEFEKAKVLATKILPNLKGISYSEERISILILLSNIYKESRKLSLATSYAKAALEASLNSENRISAFNQLAEVYKASNIIDKAIEAKDSVIALTNSLNKIKNGHLFETNKVKFEIANYKQELKKNQEKQKEDRFLFYGLLTILLLIICLITWALRNSSIKNKQRKILDDRSKEIIQLELQKKKSDNLVLEKQLYAKEAFSLLEQERLKNEIEKRNQKLAAKALQVSARNELLKEVINSLSSQTEVSKNVFLSRKVTELKNLLKSDTEWESFLTHFEQVNHTFISKLKKQHPKLTANDIRYISYLYMNLTNKEIASLFNITIEASRKRKERISSKMELKYNLDLYTYISSI
- a CDS encoding c-type cytochrome, which codes for MKKVIFSLAFIVCVSFLIVSFTEKKEILNTIPQSSIDKGKRLFKKNACTGCHQEKTKVIGPSVKDIATKYKTEKGDLIAFLKGKNKPIVDKDPGQIAIMNASLGITKNMKAVDLKALYDYIMSIK